In Phreatobacter aquaticus, a single genomic region encodes these proteins:
- a CDS encoding cation:proton antiporter domain-containing protein gives MAATVDLSAYKDVVLILGTTAVAVPILGRLGISSALGFLGIGAIIGPHGLGQLVSALPWLRYIAVTDEATFAMLGELGVVFLLFLIGIELSYERLTRMKKLVLGLGSAQIVGAMTVIGLVAWWAGASGAAAIIIGGALALSSTAIVVEHLAAKRRLSSASGRATFAVLLMQDLAVIPLLFLVGALATRGGGSVLGGLAIAMLQGVVAIAVVVLVGRLMLRPLLKHVASVDEPQAFMAAAVLIVVGTGMVTAAFGVSMALGAFVAGLILAETEYRRAIEATLEPFKTLLLGAFFLSVGLSIDIAIIIKMPLLFAAAFIGLIAAKIALLVPLVRLFGQSWTVSLRTALLLAPAGEFAFVIMGQATGSGIISQPLAAFITTLTAFSMATVPLLDKLGQLYADRMKSAVPVDPALLERPPTSAEKRVIVVGYGRVGQLVCEMLKAHKVPFVAVDRDAREISDLRRHGHPVYYGDANNQAFLESCGIREAAALVLTLHTAGALDEIASLARAIRPDLTIVARARDADHAKALYKLGVTDAVPETIEASLQLSEAVLFDLGVPAGLVIASVHERRDVFRKELQAAGADPGRVSKAVRSRLGS, from the coding sequence ATGGCAGCAACCGTCGACCTCAGCGCGTACAAGGATGTTGTCCTGATCCTCGGCACGACTGCGGTCGCCGTTCCCATCCTCGGGCGGCTCGGCATTTCCTCCGCCCTCGGCTTCCTCGGCATCGGTGCCATCATTGGCCCCCATGGGCTCGGCCAGCTCGTTTCCGCACTGCCCTGGCTCCGCTATATCGCCGTGACGGACGAGGCCACCTTCGCCATGCTCGGCGAGCTCGGCGTCGTCTTCCTCCTGTTTCTCATCGGCATCGAGCTGTCCTACGAGCGCCTCACCCGCATGAAGAAGCTGGTGCTCGGCCTCGGCTCGGCACAGATCGTCGGCGCCATGACGGTCATTGGACTTGTCGCCTGGTGGGCGGGGGCAAGCGGCGCCGCCGCCATCATCATCGGCGGCGCGCTGGCCTTGTCGTCCACCGCCATCGTGGTCGAGCACCTCGCCGCCAAGCGCAGGCTGTCCAGTGCTTCCGGGCGCGCCACATTCGCTGTCCTGCTGATGCAGGATCTGGCGGTCATTCCGCTCTTGTTTCTGGTCGGTGCACTGGCGACCCGTGGCGGCGGCTCGGTGCTCGGCGGCCTCGCCATCGCGATGCTGCAGGGCGTGGTGGCCATCGCGGTCGTCGTCCTGGTCGGCCGCCTCATGCTGCGCCCGCTGCTGAAACATGTCGCATCCGTCGACGAACCGCAGGCCTTCATGGCCGCCGCCGTTCTCATCGTGGTCGGAACCGGCATGGTCACGGCCGCCTTCGGCGTCTCCATGGCGCTCGGCGCCTTCGTGGCCGGTCTCATCCTTGCGGAGACGGAATACCGCCGCGCGATCGAAGCGACGCTCGAGCCCTTCAAGACGCTGCTGCTCGGCGCGTTCTTTCTCTCTGTCGGCCTGTCCATCGATATCGCCATCATCATCAAGATGCCGCTGCTGTTCGCAGCCGCCTTCATTGGGCTGATTGCCGCGAAGATCGCTCTCCTCGTTCCGCTGGTGCGGCTGTTCGGACAGAGCTGGACGGTGTCGCTGCGCACCGCGCTGCTGCTGGCGCCAGCCGGAGAGTTCGCCTTCGTCATCATGGGGCAGGCCACTGGCTCAGGAATCATCTCCCAACCGCTGGCCGCCTTCATCACCACGCTGACCGCCTTTTCGATGGCGACCGTGCCCTTGCTCGACAAGCTCGGCCAGCTCTATGCCGACCGGATGAAAAGCGCCGTGCCTGTCGATCCGGCTCTGCTGGAAAGGCCGCCGACCAGTGCCGAAAAGCGCGTGATCGTGGTCGGCTACGGCCGGGTCGGCCAGCTCGTCTGCGAGATGCTCAAGGCCCACAAGGTGCCCTTTGTCGCGGTCGACCGCGATGCCCGCGAGATCAGCGACCTCCGCCGCCACGGTCACCCCGTCTATTATGGCGATGCCAACAACCAGGCCTTCCTCGAATCCTGCGGCATCAGGGAGGCCGCAGCCCTGGTCCTCACGCTGCACACTGCCGGCGCTCTGGACGAGATTGCCAGCCTTGCCCGCGCAATCCGCCCCGACCTGACGATCGTTGCCCGCGCCCGCGATGCCGACCACGCCAAGGCGCTCTACAAGCTCGGCGTCACCGATGCGGTTCCGGAGACGATCGAGGCGAGCCTGCAGCTCTCCGAAGCCGTGCTGTTCGACCTCGGCGTACCCGCTGGCCTCGTCATCGCCTCGGTCCACGAACGCCGCGACGTCTTCCGCAAGGAGTTGCAGGCGGCCGGCGCCGACCCGGGCCGGGTCAGCAAGGCGGTGCGCTCGAGGCTGGGCAGCTAG
- a CDS encoding TetR/AcrR family transcriptional regulator: MIEAKKAKGAAPAAAKERAAPYHHGSLHEALIKAAEDILRTEGLQGLTLRAAARAAGVSHAAPTNHFGDIRGLLSELAAVGFVRFHDALEAKAKGAATPAERGLAFGEAYVEFATAQPDLFLLMFRGERLDLERPALKAAIDASFVQLAQSADRRPNPASVLDLDQAAQIAGAWSLVHGFAMLMIDGRLKPLLQRTGPGVDEMTLLRSMLRQPRGQTGG, translated from the coding sequence ATGATAGAAGCCAAGAAGGCCAAGGGCGCGGCCCCTGCTGCTGCAAAGGAGCGGGCGGCGCCCTATCACCACGGGTCTCTGCATGAGGCACTGATCAAGGCAGCTGAAGACATCCTGCGCACCGAAGGGCTTCAGGGCCTGACGCTGAGGGCGGCGGCGCGCGCCGCGGGCGTTTCCCATGCGGCGCCGACCAACCATTTCGGCGATATCCGGGGCTTGCTCAGCGAACTGGCCGCCGTGGGCTTCGTCCGCTTCCACGACGCGCTGGAAGCCAAGGCCAAGGGCGCCGCAACGCCGGCCGAGCGCGGCCTGGCGTTCGGCGAAGCCTATGTCGAATTCGCCACGGCGCAGCCGGATCTGTTCCTGCTGATGTTCCGGGGCGAGCGGCTGGATCTCGAACGCCCGGCGCTCAAGGCTGCCATTGACGCATCCTTCGTCCAGCTGGCCCAGTCAGCCGATCGCCGGCCGAATCCCGCCTCGGTCCTGGACCTCGATCAGGCGGCGCAGATCGCGGGCGCGTGGTCGCTCGTTCACGGCTTCGCTATGCTGATGATCGATGGCCGACTGAAACCGCTGCTCCAGCGGACCGGGCCGGGAGTTGACGAGATGACCCTGCTCCGGTCGATGCTCCGGCAGCCGCGCGGTCAGACAGGCGGCTAG
- a CDS encoding GTP cyclohydrolase II produces MSVNKSGHIRITSHPGAGQASRFAIHWGAGTAEQRGPVVATVNAGADRNAIGTHGGSYALYRALAVSAGALNPIQRPDLTNTHPVVEIGPFPQWSEPGRIVSIDPWGHLVGEKFGKDIAEGVDIRPSIAITKARLTLPELQHDIGKRLKPDGQIVRESGDIACTKIAIDPVWYLPGIAERFKTTETNLRRTLFEQTGGMYPELVTRPDISVFLPPIGNTTVYLFGDVSKLGDPRTFISGRLHDECNGSDVFGSDICTCRPYLVHGIEEAARDAQKGGVGFVAYNRKEGRALGEVTKFLVYNARKRQEGGDQAATYFERTECVAGVQDARFQQLMPDVIHWLGIRRIDRFMSMSNMKHDALVEAGIDIVERVPIPADLIPQDASVEMEAKKAAGYFTPELPPSKDDLTRVVGRKIEDF; encoded by the coding sequence ATGAGCGTCAACAAGTCAGGCCATATCCGGATCACCTCGCATCCAGGAGCCGGGCAGGCCTCGCGCTTCGCCATTCACTGGGGCGCGGGCACGGCGGAACAGCGCGGACCGGTGGTCGCCACAGTCAATGCCGGCGCCGACCGCAACGCCATCGGCACCCATGGCGGCTCCTACGCGCTCTATCGCGCGCTCGCGGTCTCCGCCGGCGCGCTCAACCCGATCCAGCGGCCGGACCTCACCAATACCCATCCGGTGGTCGAGATCGGCCCCTTCCCGCAATGGTCGGAGCCCGGCCGCATCGTCTCCATCGACCCCTGGGGCCACCTGGTCGGCGAGAAATTCGGCAAGGACATTGCCGAGGGCGTCGATATCCGCCCGTCCATCGCCATCACCAAGGCGCGTCTGACCCTTCCCGAGCTGCAGCACGATATCGGCAAGCGGCTGAAGCCCGACGGTCAGATCGTCCGCGAGAGCGGCGACATCGCTTGCACCAAGATTGCCATCGATCCCGTCTGGTACCTGCCGGGCATTGCCGAGCGCTTCAAGACGACCGAGACGAACCTGCGCCGCACGCTCTTCGAACAGACCGGCGGCATGTATCCGGAACTGGTGACCAGGCCCGACATCTCGGTCTTCCTGCCGCCGATCGGCAACACCACGGTCTATCTGTTCGGCGATGTCTCGAAGCTCGGCGATCCCAGGACCTTCATCTCCGGCCGCCTGCACGACGAATGCAACGGCTCCGATGTGTTCGGCTCCGACATCTGCACCTGCCGGCCCTATCTCGTCCACGGCATCGAGGAAGCCGCCCGCGATGCACAGAAGGGCGGCGTCGGTTTCGTCGCCTATAACCGCAAGGAAGGCCGGGCCTTGGGCGAGGTCACAAAGTTCCTCGTCTACAATGCCCGCAAGCGCCAGGAAGGCGGCGACCAGGCAGCCACCTATTTCGAGCGCACCGAATGTGTGGCCGGCGTGCAGGATGCCCGCTTCCAGCAGCTCATGCCCGACGTCATCCACTGGCTGGGCATTCGCCGCATCGACCGTTTCATGTCCATGTCGAACATGAAGCATGACGCGCTGGTGGAGGCCGGCATCGACATTGTCGAGCGCGTGCCGATCCCCGCCGACCTCATCCCGCAGGATGCCTCGGTGGAGATGGAGGCCAAGAAGGCCGCCGGTTATTTCACGCCCGAGCTTCCGCCCTCGAAGGACGACCTCACCAGGGTGGTCGGCCGCAAGATCGAAGACTTCTGA
- a CDS encoding URC4/urg3 family protein: MAFAQLDAPRAARSLMTASAVRERAQKMLTLGLDDKLSAFTVDMDRLPATADLVVEVIRANYPDLNIPFHARWRHFVAGGRDLGQEVLAGIADPAARGRAAFDLAIVSVLLDAGAGMGWRYRDAGTGLEFSKSEGLAIASLRMAQAGAFADDGLSLRADAARLSSLTAADIATGFQVSDANPLVGLEGRASLLSRLGSVVAANPAVFASADTPRPGGLFDHLVAQVESGALPATKILAAVLAHLGPIWPSRVVLGGVPLGDCWHYPLIRAGDASDGLIPFHKLSQWLSYSLIEPLEQAGITVTHVDGLTGLPEYRNGGLFVDMGVLALRDPASAAAANSVESLLVVEWRGLTVALLDAIAPLVRDRLGLSAEAFPLARVLEGGTWSAGRRLAREARADGGPPIRVVSDGTVF, encoded by the coding sequence ATGGCCTTCGCCCAACTGGACGCGCCACGCGCCGCCCGCTCCCTCATGACCGCTTCCGCCGTGCGGGAGCGCGCGCAGAAGATGCTGACGCTCGGCCTCGACGACAAACTCTCTGCCTTCACGGTCGACATGGATCGCCTGCCCGCGACGGCCGACCTGGTGGTCGAGGTGATCCGCGCCAATTATCCCGACCTGAACATCCCCTTCCATGCCCGCTGGCGCCATTTCGTCGCCGGCGGCCGGGATCTCGGCCAGGAGGTGCTGGCCGGCATCGCCGATCCCGCAGCCCGCGGCCGCGCCGCCTTCGACCTCGCGATCGTCTCGGTGCTGCTCGATGCTGGTGCCGGCATGGGCTGGCGCTATCGCGATGCTGGGACAGGGCTGGAATTCTCGAAATCCGAAGGTCTCGCCATCGCCTCGCTGCGCATGGCGCAAGCGGGTGCCTTCGCCGACGACGGCCTGAGCCTGCGTGCAGACGCAGCCCGGCTCTCGAGCCTGACTGCCGCCGACATCGCCACCGGTTTTCAGGTGAGCGATGCCAATCCCCTCGTGGGCCTTGAAGGCCGCGCGTCGCTGCTGAGCCGGCTCGGTTCCGTCGTCGCCGCCAATCCCGCTGTCTTCGCCTCTGCCGATACGCCACGGCCCGGCGGCCTGTTCGACCACCTCGTGGCACAGGTGGAATCGGGCGCGTTGCCGGCAACGAAGATCCTGGCCGCTGTCCTCGCCCATCTTGGACCCATCTGGCCAAGCCGGGTGGTGCTGGGCGGCGTGCCGCTCGGTGATTGCTGGCATTATCCGCTGATCCGCGCGGGCGATGCCTCGGACGGGCTGATCCCGTTCCACAAGCTCTCGCAATGGCTGTCCTATTCGCTGATCGAGCCGCTGGAACAGGCGGGTATCACCGTCACCCATGTCGATGGCCTCACCGGCCTGCCGGAATATCGCAATGGCGGGCTCTTCGTGGACATGGGCGTGCTGGCTCTGCGCGATCCGGCCTCGGCAGCTGCCGCCAACAGTGTCGAATCCCTTCTGGTCGTCGAGTGGCGCGGCCTGACGGTTGCCCTGCTCGACGCCATTGCGCCGCTGGTGCGCGACCGGCTGGGGCTCTCGGCCGAAGCCTTCCCCCTTGCCCGCGTGCTGGAAGGCGGGACATGGTCGGCGGGGCGCAGGCTTGCACGCGAAGCCAGAGCCGATGGCGGGCCACCGATCCGGGTCGTCAGCGACGGTACCGTGTTCTGA
- the upp gene encoding uracil phosphoribosyltransferase, protein MKNVTVVDHPLVQHKLSLMRDKTRSTKGFRQLLHEIGMLLCYEVTRDLPLEMVEIETPLQKMMAPQIGGKKLVFAPILRAGLGFVDGMLELVPSARVAHIGLYRDPATLTAVEYYFKAPEDVADRLVIVMDPMLATANSAIAAVERLKERGVNNLRFVCLLAAPEGIAKFHDHYPDVPIWTASIDSHLNDHGYIVPGLGDAGDRMFGTK, encoded by the coding sequence ATGAAGAACGTGACCGTGGTCGACCACCCGCTGGTCCAGCACAAGCTGTCGCTGATGCGCGACAAGACCCGCTCGACCAAGGGCTTCCGGCAGCTGCTGCACGAGATCGGCATGCTGCTCTGCTACGAGGTGACGCGCGACTTGCCCCTGGAAATGGTCGAGATCGAGACGCCGCTTCAGAAGATGATGGCGCCTCAGATCGGCGGCAAGAAACTGGTCTTCGCACCCATCCTGCGCGCCGGGCTCGGCTTCGTCGATGGCATGCTGGAGCTCGTGCCCTCCGCCCGCGTCGCCCATATCGGCCTCTACCGCGATCCCGCCACCCTCACCGCGGTCGAATATTATTTCAAGGCGCCTGAGGATGTCGCCGACCGTCTGGTCATCGTCATGGATCCGATGCTTGCCACCGCCAATTCGGCGATCGCTGCCGTCGAGCGCCTGAAGGAACGCGGCGTCAACAACCTCCGCTTCGTCTGCTTGCTGGCGGCGCCCGAGGGCATCGCCAAGTTCCACGACCATTATCCGGACGTGCCAATCTGGACCGCCTCTATCGACAGCCATCTCAATGATCACGGCTATATCGTGCCGGGCCTGGGTGACGCCGGCGACCGGATGTTCGGCACGAAATAA